A genomic region of Ehrlichia japonica contains the following coding sequences:
- a CDS encoding protein-disulfide reductase DsbD domain-containing protein, producing the protein MFRFIFTILLTLFINTKCYSINASNPVRIKLTIGSVDMKTKKIEAAVRVTIQDGWHIYYKIPGDLGLPTVFQWQENIFKDIHVHWPQPLQHTDIVSNNTFHSNIYKDLVVFPISLVLKDNKQKELQVTLRIRYAVCKDVCIPQEKVIILDQLLQDYQNQEAIQSINFWKTK; encoded by the coding sequence AACATTATTTATCAATACAAAATGTTACTCCATAAATGCTTCAAATCCAGTCCGTATAAAACTAACTATAGGGTCAGTAGATATGAAAACTAAAAAGATTGAAGCAGCTGTTAGAGTGACAATACAGGATGGTTGGCATATTTATTACAAAATACCCGGAGATCTTGGTTTACCAACAGTTTTTCAATGGCAAGAAAATATCTTCAAGGACATACATGTACATTGGCCTCAACCATTACAGCATACAGATATTGTAAGCAACAATACATTTCATAGTAACATCTACAAAGATCTTGTAGTATTTCCCATATCATTGGTACTTAAAGATAACAAACAAAAAGAATTACAAGTAACTTTGCGCATTAGATATGCAGTATGCAAAGATGTATGTATTCCTCAAGAAAAGGTAATTATATTAGATCAGCTTTTACAAGATTATCAAAATCAGGAAGCTATTCAGTCTATTAATTTCTGGAAAACCAAATAA